From Capsicum annuum cultivar UCD-10X-F1 unplaced genomic scaffold, UCD10Xv1.1 ctg63971, whole genome shotgun sequence, one genomic window encodes:
- the LOC124893701 gene encoding serine/threonine-protein phosphatase 6 regulatory ankyrin repeat subunit C-like, whose protein sequence is MGLESLHYAVKLGLEDVVSDMLGWKKSLVYLSPGSENDWTTAIHIAASEGDVNNNNQNDLHVVVLNNQDKVVHFLLDSNKCDNLVNEPDSDGNTPLYLVVVS, encoded by the coding sequence ATGGGGTTGGAATCACTGCACTATGCTGTTAAATTAGGATTGGAAGACGTAGTTTCTGATATGCTGGGGTGGAAAAAATCCTTAGTGTACCTTTCGCCAGGCAGTGAAAATGACTGGACGACAGCAATTCACATTGCAGCCAGTGAAGGTGATGTAAACAACAACAATCAAAATGATCTTCATGTTGTCGTACTGAACAATCAAGACAAGGTAGTCCACTTCTTATTAGACTCTAATAAGTGCGACAACCTTGTTAATGAGCCAGATAGTGATGGTAACACTCCTCTCTATTTGGTTGTTGTCTCTG